A section of the Telopea speciosissima isolate NSW1024214 ecotype Mountain lineage chromosome 3, Tspe_v1, whole genome shotgun sequence genome encodes:
- the LOC122654427 gene encoding CBL-interacting protein kinase 18-like, translating into MENKGSVLMKRYELGRLLGQGTFAKVYHARSLKTGQSVAIKVIDKERILKVGLDEQIKREISVMRLVKHPNIVQLYEVMASKSKIYFVIEYAKGGELFNKVAKGKLKEDVARKYFQQLISAVDFCHSRGVYHRDLKPENLLLDENENLKVSDFGLSALAESKRQDGLLHTTCGTPAYVAPEVINRKGYDGAKADVWSCGVILYVLLAGFLPFHDSNLMEMYRKIGKGEFKCPNWFPMEVRRLLSKILDPNPNTRISITKIKDNSWFRKGLTSISTTEREIKEHAPMEADSLFSPSENSAVAAEPNQELVRPNNLNAFDIISLSAGFNLSGLFDENVHKREARFTSKEPVSAIISKLVEVARLLKLKVKKKSGGLLKLEGSKEGRKGVISIDAEIFEVTPSFHMVEVKKSSGDTPEYQQILRQDIKPVLSDIVLNWQGDLPQR; encoded by the coding sequence ATGGAAAATAAAGGGAGTGTGTTGATGAAAAGGTATGAATTAGGGAGATTATTAGGGCAAGGCACATTTGCTAAGGTCTACCATGCTAGAAGCCTCAAGACTGGCCAGAGTGTGGCCATTAAGGTAATAGACAAGGAAAGAATCTTGAAGGTTGGGCTGGATGAACAGATCAAGCGAGAGATATCTGTAATGAGACTTGTTAAACACCCAAACATTGTGCAGCTTTATGAGGTTATGGCTAGCAAATCCAAGATTTACTTTGTCATAGAATATGCTAAAGGAGGTGAGCTCTTCAACAAGGTGGCCAAAGGGAAACTTAAGGAAGATGTTGCAAGGAAGTATTTTCAACAGCTGATTAGTGCCGTGGATTTTTGCCACAGCAGAGGTGTTTATCACCGGGATTTGAAACCTGAAAACCTACTTCtagatgaaaatgaaaatttgaagGTTTCAGATTTTGGATTGAGTGCCCTTGCTGAATCCAAGCGTCAAGATGGGTTGCTCCATACTACTTGTGGGACACCTGCCTATGTTGCTCCGGAAGTAATCAACAGAAAAGGATATGACGGAGCTAAAGCTGACGTTTGGTCTTGTGGGGTCATCTTATATGTTCTGCTGGCTGGTTTTCTCCCTTTCCACGATTCAAATTTGATGGAGATGTATAGGAAGATTGGAAAAGGAGAGTTTAAATGCCCCAATTGGTTTCCTATGGAAGTACGCAGGCTGCTGTCCAAGATTTTGGATCCGAACCCAAATACTAGGATTTCTATCACAAAGATCAAGGACAACTCTTGGTTCAGAAAGGGTTTGACATCCATATCAACTACTGAAAGAGAAATTAAGGAACATGCTCCTATGGAAGCTGATTCACTTTTCAGCCCTTCTGAGAATAGCGCTGTTGCTGCCGAACCAAATCAAGAGCTGGTCAGACCTAATAATTTGAATGCTTTTGATATTATTTCTCTTTCAGCAGGATTTAACCTCTCTGGTTTGTTTGATGAAAACGTTCATAAGAGGGAGGCACGATTTACATCCAAGGAGCCTGTCTCAGCTATCATCTCTAAGCTGGTGGAAGTTGCGAGGTTACTGAAGTTGAAGGTGAAAAAGAAAAGTGGGGGTTTGTTGAAATTGGAGGGATCAAAGGAAGGGAGGAAAGGTGTTATTTCTATTGATGCAGAGATTTTTGAGGTTACTCCATCTTTCCATATGGTGGAAGTAAAGAAGTCAAGTGGAGATACGCCGGAGTACCAGCAGATACTAAGACAGGATATAAAGCCAGTTCTTAGTGACATTGTCTTGAATTGGCAAGGTGATCTGCCGCAGCGATAA